A window of Thermoanaerobacterales bacterium contains these coding sequences:
- a CDS encoding cysteine desulfurase family protein: MTMGYPVYLDHAATTPVHPEVLAAMLPYFGEVFGNPASGHGFGRRARAAVEEAREKVGAFLHAAPDEIIFTSGGTEANNLAVKGSAWALRERGRHLVTTAVEHQSVLKSGRFLEEQGWRVALASVDPTGRVDVQALEALVEPDTVLISVMHANNEVGTLQPVREVAALAARRGILFHVDSVQTAGCEELDVRALGADLVSLSGHKIYGPKGIGALYVRRGTPLVPLVSGGLQESKRRAGTEDLAAIVGLGRAVEVAARDRGAVRGKLARLRSLFLRGLLDRVDGVRVNGHPREVLPGHLSLSFKGLEGRALAAELDALGVAVATGSACTTGNPRPSHVLLAMGIEPGTALGTIRISMGRGTTESEISYLLEVLPPLVERLRATAPPSGGVPAPHTAAVDRRRASAGKR, from the coding sequence ATGACGATGGGTTACCCGGTCTACCTCGACCATGCGGCGACGACGCCCGTGCACCCGGAGGTCCTGGCGGCCATGCTCCCGTATTTCGGCGAGGTCTTCGGAAACCCGGCCTCCGGCCACGGCTTCGGGCGGCGGGCACGGGCGGCCGTGGAAGAGGCGCGGGAGAAGGTCGGCGCTTTCCTGCACGCCGCCCCGGATGAGATTATCTTCACCAGCGGGGGCACGGAGGCGAACAACCTGGCCGTCAAGGGATCGGCCTGGGCGTTGCGGGAGCGCGGGCGGCACCTGGTGACGACGGCCGTCGAGCATCAGTCGGTGCTCAAGTCAGGCCGTTTTCTGGAGGAGCAGGGGTGGCGGGTCGCCCTGGCCTCCGTGGACCCGACGGGGCGGGTGGACGTGCAGGCCCTGGAGGCCCTCGTGGAACCTGACACCGTCCTCATATCGGTCATGCACGCCAACAACGAGGTGGGCACCCTGCAGCCGGTGCGGGAGGTGGCCGCCCTGGCCGCCCGGCGGGGGATCCTTTTCCACGTGGATTCCGTGCAGACGGCGGGTTGCGAGGAACTGGACGTCCGCGCCCTGGGGGCGGACCTGGTGAGCCTGTCGGGGCATAAGATTTACGGGCCGAAGGGCATCGGGGCCCTCTACGTGCGCCGTGGAACGCCCCTCGTTCCGCTGGTGAGCGGGGGCCTCCAGGAGAGCAAGAGGCGGGCCGGCACGGAGGACCTGGCCGCCATTGTGGGGCTCGGGCGCGCGGTGGAGGTCGCGGCCCGGGACCGCGGGGCGGTGCGCGGCAAACTGGCCCGGCTGCGTTCTCTTTTCCTGCGGGGGCTCTTGGACAGGGTGGATGGTGTCCGGGTGAACGGGCATCCGCGGGAGGTCCTGCCCGGGCATCTGAGCCTTTCCTTTAAGGGCCTTGAAGGGCGCGCCCTGGCGGCGGAGCTGGACGCCCTCGGAGTGGCCGTGGCCACGGGCTCGGCGTGTACGACCGGCAACCCCCGGCCCTCTCACGTCCTCCTGGCCATGGGGATCGAACCCGGGACGGCGCTGGGCACCATCCGGATCAGCATGGGGCGCGGCACCACCGAGTCCGAGATCTCTTACCTCCTGGAGGTGCTGCCGCCGCTGGTGGAGCGGTTACGCGCTACGGCTCCTCCATCGGGCGGCGTGCCGGCGCCACATACTGCGGCCGTTGACAGAAGGCGCGCCAGCGCCGGAAAGCGATAA
- a CDS encoding TlpA disulfide reductase family protein, with protein MLQLQPYTAGWRERGLDIVLVTRDTAESVEVLLRENNLSYPVLLDTMNEGGKAYNVGGIPHTVFIDAGGTVRRTHIGWGGGSLKQFKAEAEKVMPSQDGSPASLK; from the coding sequence GTGCTGCAGTTGCAGCCCTACACGGCCGGGTGGCGGGAGAGAGGCCTGGACATTGTGCTGGTCACGCGCGACACGGCGGAAAGTGTCGAGGTCCTCTTGCGGGAGAACAACCTTTCATACCCCGTCCTGCTGGACACGATGAATGAGGGCGGTAAGGCCTACAACGTGGGGGGCATTCCCCACACCGTATTCATCGACGCCGGGGGAACCGTGCGCCGGACCCACATCGGCTGGGGTGGCGGATCCCTGAAGCAGTTCAAGGCCGAGGCGGAAAAGGTAATGCCCTCTCAAGATGGTTCGCCGGCATCGCTGAAGTGA
- a CDS encoding MFS transporter, giving the protein MRHHPAERKTVTPGAAGKWPTMAAVGLGTFMSALNASIVNIALPYIGTAFQASLGTTEWVVMAYLLIISSLLLTFGRLGDIYGHRPLYNLGLFLFAVGSALCALAPSIHVLIACRVFQGLGAGMVMAIGPAVLTAAFPATERGKALGLLGTSVAMALALGPTVGGLLLYYFDWRYIFLLNVPIGITALFLSWRVLAPGVRRERPFDLPGSLVLFVALGSLLLALSHGQEWGWSTPPVLGLLILAAAGFAFFIRHQGRIPHPMVPLALFRNRVFSAANISQLLNFIVQYTVVFLLPFYFKEVLRLAPAAGGLLLSSFPLTMMVVAPLAGALSDRIGSRSLAALGMGLGTVSLLLLAALDAGSRTWAVVGPLLLLGLGNGVFQAPNNSAIMGAVPREHQGLAGGFMASMRNIGMVMGVALAGAVFNTRLAAHHASLHAAGLSGGALQDRAFVAALHDALMVSAGLGLIGVITSLVRGDGDRPAKA; this is encoded by the coding sequence ATGCGACACCACCCCGCTGAAAGAAAAACCGTGACCCCCGGCGCGGCGGGCAAATGGCCCACGATGGCGGCGGTGGGACTGGGCACGTTTATGTCCGCCCTGAACGCCAGCATCGTCAACATCGCTCTCCCCTATATCGGCACCGCCTTCCAGGCCAGCCTGGGCACCACCGAATGGGTCGTCATGGCCTACCTCCTGATCATCTCCAGCCTCCTGCTCACCTTTGGCCGGCTGGGCGACATCTACGGACACCGGCCGCTCTACAACCTGGGCCTCTTCCTCTTCGCCGTCGGCTCGGCCCTCTGCGCCCTGGCCCCCAGCATCCACGTCCTGATCGCCTGCCGCGTCTTCCAGGGACTGGGGGCCGGGATGGTGATGGCCATCGGCCCGGCCGTCTTGACGGCCGCCTTCCCAGCCACCGAGCGGGGGAAGGCCCTCGGCCTCCTGGGCACCTCGGTCGCCATGGCGCTGGCGCTCGGCCCTACGGTCGGCGGCCTGTTGCTCTACTACTTCGACTGGCGTTACATTTTCCTGCTCAATGTGCCCATCGGCATCACAGCCCTCTTCTTGTCCTGGCGCGTCCTGGCCCCCGGGGTGCGGCGCGAGCGGCCCTTCGACCTGCCGGGTTCGCTGGTCCTCTTCGTCGCCCTGGGCAGCCTGCTCCTGGCCCTGAGCCACGGTCAGGAGTGGGGCTGGTCCACGCCGCCCGTCCTGGGCCTGCTGATCCTGGCCGCCGCCGGCTTCGCCTTCTTCATCCGGCACCAGGGGCGCATTCCTCATCCCATGGTGCCCCTGGCCCTGTTCCGAAACCGCGTGTTCAGTGCCGCCAACATCAGCCAGCTGCTGAACTTCATCGTCCAGTACACCGTCGTCTTCCTCCTCCCCTTCTACTTCAAGGAGGTCCTGCGCCTCGCCCCGGCCGCCGGAGGGCTCCTGCTCTCGTCCTTTCCCCTTACAATGATGGTCGTGGCGCCGCTCGCGGGCGCTCTCTCGGACCGTATCGGGTCCCGGTCCCTGGCCGCACTCGGGATGGGCCTGGGAACGGTGAGCCTTCTGCTCCTGGCCGCCCTGGACGCCGGCAGCCGGACCTGGGCCGTCGTCGGACCGCTCCTCCTACTCGGCCTGGGCAACGGGGTCTTCCAGGCGCCCAACAACAGCGCAATCATGGGAGCCGTGCCCCGCGAACACCAGGGGCTGGCCGGGGGCTTTATGGCCAGCATGCGCAACATCGGGATGGTCATGGGGGTCGCCCTGGCCGGGGCGGTCTTCAACACCCGCCTGGCGGCCCACCACGCGAGCCTCCACGCCGCGGGGCTGTCGGGCGGCGCGCTGCAGGACCGGGCCTTCGTCGCCGCCCTGCACGACGCCCTGATGGTATCGGCGGGTCTGGGCCTTATAGGTGTCATAACCTCCCTGGTCCGGGGCGACGGCGACCGGCCGGCGAAGGCCTGA
- a CDS encoding 4Fe-4S binding protein, with protein MRAARLAGLPRRFWQLAATAAANGYWPGFARGTIYQGPAKKICLPFLNCYSCPGALGACPVGSAQAILAGPVHAVPLYVLGVLMAVGVVVGRAVCGWLCPFGLLQEVLARPRARRRRLPGWLLGGKYVVLALTVALPVIWLGAGGIGAPYFCKYLCPAGTLEAAVPLLAADASLRALAGPLLVWKFLVLAAFLIAMVFVYRPFCRVACPLGAFYSLLNPVSIWRLERDRARCIGCGACRAACPLDLPVDEQLNGRECVRCLECTRACPSGALSFRCGPASIRSSVVRPRIPG; from the coding sequence ATGCGGGCGGCGCGCCTGGCCGGCCTGCCGCGGCGGTTCTGGCAGCTTGCCGCCACGGCGGCGGCGAACGGTTACTGGCCGGGATTCGCCCGGGGAACCATCTACCAGGGTCCGGCGAAGAAGATCTGCCTGCCCTTCTTGAACTGCTATTCCTGCCCGGGCGCCCTGGGGGCTTGTCCCGTCGGCTCGGCCCAGGCCATCCTCGCCGGACCCGTACATGCCGTCCCCCTTTACGTGCTGGGCGTCCTGATGGCTGTGGGGGTGGTGGTGGGACGGGCCGTCTGCGGCTGGCTTTGCCCCTTCGGGCTGCTGCAGGAGGTGCTGGCCCGGCCCCGGGCGAGGCGCAGGCGCCTGCCGGGATGGCTCCTGGGGGGCAAATATGTGGTCCTGGCCCTGACGGTCGCCCTGCCCGTCATCTGGCTCGGGGCCGGCGGGATCGGGGCGCCGTATTTCTGTAAATACCTCTGTCCGGCAGGGACGTTGGAAGCGGCCGTCCCCCTGCTGGCCGCCGATGCCTCTCTCCGTGCGCTTGCCGGACCGTTGCTGGTCTGGAAGTTCCTGGTCCTCGCCGCCTTCCTGATAGCCATGGTTTTCGTGTACCGGCCTTTTTGCCGGGTGGCATGTCCTCTGGGTGCCTTTTACAGTCTGCTGAACCCGGTCAGCATCTGGCGCCTGGAACGGGACCGGGCGCGTTGTATTGGTTGCGGCGCGTGCCGGGCGGCCTGCCCCCTTGACCTTCCGGTGGACGAGCAGCTGAACGGGCGGGAGTGCGTCCGCTGCCTGGAGTGCACCCGGGCCTGTCCCAGTGGCGCCCTGAGCTTCAGGTGCGGCCCGGCATCAATTCGGTCGTCGGTCGTCAGGCCTCGGATACCGGGATAG
- a CDS encoding cation diffusion facilitator family transporter, which yields MDDKKVAVARLSVASNTLLTTGKLLVGLAMGSVSVLSEAIHSGLDLLAAVIAFLSVRKSGQPADERHRFGHGKFENVASIIEALLIAGAAVMIIAQAVPKFFQPHTVHALGLGAAVMGFSAAVNMYVSHALFKVARETDSPALAGDAWHLRTDVYTSLGVFAGLGLIKLTGLTILDPAVAIVIALLILKAAYDLIRESMKSILDVRLPEEDEKLICSVLDEYKGEYLDFHALRTRKAGPYRFVDLHLVAPSNRPLAEVHRLCDRIEQTIEARLPRSEVMIHIEPCDERCDQCRKCDTTPLKEKP from the coding sequence ATGGACGATAAGAAAGTCGCCGTCGCCAGGCTGTCGGTGGCCTCGAATACCCTGCTCACCACCGGCAAGCTCCTCGTCGGTCTGGCCATGGGATCGGTCAGCGTCCTCTCGGAGGCCATACACTCGGGGCTCGACCTCCTGGCGGCCGTCATCGCCTTCCTTTCGGTCCGCAAGTCCGGCCAGCCCGCCGATGAACGGCACCGCTTCGGCCATGGCAAGTTCGAGAACGTGGCCAGTATCATCGAGGCCCTGCTGATTGCCGGCGCCGCCGTAATGATCATCGCCCAGGCCGTCCCCAAGTTCTTTCAACCGCACACGGTCCACGCCCTCGGCCTGGGAGCCGCGGTCATGGGCTTCTCGGCGGCCGTCAACATGTACGTTTCCCACGCCCTTTTCAAGGTCGCCCGCGAGACCGATTCCCCCGCCCTGGCCGGGGACGCCTGGCACCTGCGGACCGATGTCTACACCTCTCTCGGGGTCTTCGCCGGCCTCGGGCTGATCAAGCTCACCGGGTTGACGATCCTCGACCCCGCGGTGGCCATCGTCATCGCCCTCTTAATCCTTAAGGCCGCGTACGATCTGATAAGGGAGTCGATGAAGAGCATCCTGGACGTCCGCCTGCCCGAGGAGGACGAAAAGCTGATTTGCAGCGTGCTGGATGAATACAAGGGCGAGTACCTCGACTTCCACGCCCTCCGCACCCGGAAAGCCGGCCCTTACCGCTTCGTGGACCTGCACCTCGTCGCCCCCTCCAACCGCCCCCTGGCCGAGGTCCACCGCCTGTGCGACCGCATCGAGCAGACGATCGAGGCCCGTCTCCCGCGCTCCGAGGTCATGATCCATATCGAACCCTGTGACGAAAGGTGTGACCAGTGCCGCAAATGCGACACCACCCCGCTGAAAGAAAAACCGTGA
- a CDS encoding CD1871A family CXXC motif-containing protein codes for MVLGIGEESVRLRKGSLLLLALGLALAWAGLARGEGGQVLAKAVRICLECIGLG; via the coding sequence GTGGTTCTAGGCATCGGGGAGGAGTCGGTCAGGTTGCGCAAGGGCTCTTTGCTTCTTCTGGCGCTCGGGCTGGCGCTGGCATGGGCCGGGCTGGCCCGCGGGGAGGGCGGGCAGGTCCTGGCGAAGGCGGTCCGGATATGCCTGGAGTGCATCGGCCTTGGCTAG